The Rugosibacter aromaticivorans region TCATCCATTGAGACCAAAACCGCATTATTTCGCTTGCCTGTAATAACCACCGGCTCATGGTTTGAGCTGGCTTCATCAACAAGACGATAAAGATTTGACCGAGCCTCGCTAGCCGTCAGTGTACGCATCGCGCACTCCTATAAAGGAAAGCTTAAGCGTACGTTATTACGTACTTTAAGTCAAGCAAGGAACTACTCTGTATCAGCGGTATGCTGTATGAGTATATTTCACTCCATTGCACCTCCCTGCGATATGGACTTTGGCGCATCATACCTTTATAGCGAATTCACTTACCCTTAAACTGAAACATTACCCCTCCCTTGTATCGCTTTGGTTGTCTTCCCCGCCGGTATATAATCTCATCCCTGCTTCCGAGGAGCGCTGCAAGGTCGGGCCGTATGGCTCAAACCCTAGGCTCGGAACCTGTTTTCAACGGCGCTCACCTACCCTGAAATTTTCTGCCGGGGTCACGCGTGAGCCGAACAGCCATATTGCAACATCGCAGCATCGCTCCCCGCCCCGGTCATGAATTGGAGAAACACGTGACCGCAAGCCACCAACCGCAATCTGACCGCAGCTTTGAGCTGCGCGATTTGCTCGCGCAGCGCATTCTTATTCTGGATGGCGCCATGGGCACCATGGTGCAGCAGCATGGTTTGAAAGAAGCGGACTATCGCGGCGAGCGTTTTCTGGCTCACGGCAAAGACCTGAAGGGTAACAACGATCTGCTCTGCCTGACGCGGCCGGACGTGATTCGCGGCATCCACACGGCGTATCTGGAAGCCGGAGCGGATATTCTCGAGACCAACAGCTTCAATGCCACGCGCGTCTCGCAAGCGGAATATGGTTTGGCGGATCTTGCGTTTGAGTTGAATGTGGCCGCAGCGCGCCTGGCGCGTGAGGCGGCGGACACGTTTTCCACGCCGGATAAACCGCGCTTTGTCGCCGGGGTGCTGGGGCCCACATCGCGCACGGCGTCGCTCTCGCCAGACGTGAATGATCCTGGCGCGCGCAATGTTACTTTTGATGCGCTCGTTACCAATTACATCGAATCTGCCCGCGGCTTGACGGAAGGTGGCGCGGATATTTTGCTGGTCGAAACCATTTTCGATACGCTGAACGCCAAAGCCGCGTTGTTCGCGATTGAAAAGTTTTTCGACGAGGCAGGCCGCCGCTGGCCGGTGATGATTTCCGGCACCATTACCGATGCTTCCGGCCGCACGCTCTCGGGCCAGACGGCGGAAGCTTTCTGGAATTCGCTGCGCCACGTCAAGCCGTTGTCGTTCGGCCTTAACTGCGCACTGGGTGCAAAAGAATTGCGCCAGTATGTGGTCGAAATTTCGCGTCTGTGCGATTGCTTTGTTTCTGCTCACCCCAATGCTGGTTTGCCGAATGCGTTTGGTGGCTATGATGAAACGCCAGAGATGCTGGCTGAAGAAATCCGCGAATGGGGCGAAGCCGGCATTATCAATATCGCCGGTGGTTGCTGTGGCACCACGCCGAATCACATCCGCGTCATGGCTGAGGCGTTGAAAAACTGCCCGCCGCGCCGTCCTGTCAGCGCCAGCGCGATGCGTCCCTTCGGGAACTTTTCGCTGCGTTTATCGGGGTTGGAGGCTTTCAATATTACCGACGACAGCCTGTTCGTGAACGTGGGCGAGCGCACCAATGTCACCGGCTCCAAAGCCTTCGCCCGCATGATTCTCGAAGGCCGCTTTGATGATGCGTTGGCGGTTGCGCGGCAGCAGGTAGAAAATGGCGCGCAGGTTATCGATATCAACATGGACGAAGCGATGCTCGACTCGCAGGCGGCGATGGTGAAGTTCCTCCATCTCGTTGGCTCCGAGCCGGACATCTGCAAAGTGCCGATCATGCTTGATTCCTCGAAGTGGGAGGTGATTGAAGCGGGCCTGAAATGCATCCAGGGCAAGGGCATTGTCAATTCGATTTCGATGAAAGAAGGCGAGGCGAAGTTTCTCGGGCAGGCGCGGCTGGCGCGGCGCTACGGCGCAGCGGTGATCGTGATGGCTTTTGACGAACAAGGTCAGGCCGATACCTTCGAGCGCAAAACGAATATCTGCAAACGCGCGTATGACTTGCTGGTCGCTGATGGTTTTCCGGCCGAAGATATTATTTTTGACGCCAACATTTTTGCCATCGCCACCGGCATTCCCGAGCACGATAACTACGCGGTGGATTTCATCAACGCCGTGCGCTGGATCAAGGACAACCTGCCGCATGCACGCACCTCGGGCGGTGTTTCCAACGTCTCGTTTTCTTTCCGCGGTAACGACTCTGTACGTGAAGCGATTCACACGGTGTTTCTGTATCACGCGGTCAAAGCCGGACTCACCATGGGTATTGTCAATGCCGGGCAACTGGGCGTGTATGACGATCTTGACCCGGTGCTGCGTGAAAAAGTGGAAGACGTGGTGCTCAACCGAAAAGTCGGCGCTGGCGAGACGCTGGTGGAATTTGCCAGCACAGTCAAAGGTCAGGCCAAAGAGCAAGTGGTTGATCTGGCCTGGCGCGATGCGTCGGTAGAAAAGCGGCTGGAACACGCCATGGTCAGAGGCATCACCGAGTTCGTGGTGGCCGACACCGAAGAGTGCCGCGCCACGCTGATGGGCGAAGGCAAACCGCCGCTCTCGGTTATCGAAGGGCCGCTGATGGCGGGCATGAACGTGGTGGGCGATCTGTTCGGCGCAGGCAAGATGTTTTTGCCGCAGGTGGTTAAATCCGCCCGCGTGATGAAGCTCGCGGTGGCGCATCTGTTGCCCTATATCGAAGCGGAAAAAAAGCGCACGGGTTCCACCAGCAAAGGCAAGATCATCATGGCCACAGTAAAGGGCGATGTCCATGACATCGGCAAAAACATCGTCGGTGTGGTGCTCGGCTGCAATGGCTACGATGTGGTTGATCTGGGCGTCATGGTGCCGGTAGACAAAATTTTGCACGCCGCCAAAGAGCATGGTGCGCAAGCTATCGGGCTGTCGGGTTTGATCACGCCGTCGCTGGAAGAAATGGCGCACATTGCCAGCGAAATGAAGCGTCAGGGATTGGGTGGCAAGGGCGGCAACGGCCCGATGCCGCTACTGATCGGTGGCGCCACGACCAGCCGTGCGCATACCGCGATAAAAATCGCACCGAATTACGACGGTCCGGTGGTGTATGTGCCAGATGCTTCGCGCGCTGTGGGTGTGGTGACGCAATTACTCTCGATCGATATGCGTGCCGCGTTTGTTGATGAGGTGGCGGCCGACTACGAGAAAGTGCGCGTTCAGCACGCGGCAAAAAAAGGTGTGCCCTTGGTATCCCTTGCGGCAGCGCGGGCTAATCGCGCCAAGCTTGACTATGCGCCCGTCAAACCGCGCCAGCTGGGCGTCAGTGTGTTGCGCGATCTTGATTTGGCGACACTGGCCGACTATATCGATTGGGGCCCGTTTTTTCAGACCTGGGATCTGGCCGGGCACTTTCCGGAGATTCTCGACGATGCGGTGGTGGGTGAAGCGGCACGCAACGTTTACCGTGATGCTCAGACGATGTTGCAACAAGTGATCGCAGAAAAGTGGATGACGGCCAACGCCGTATTTGGCCTGTTTCCGGCCAACGCGGTGGGTGACGACATCGTGTTTTTTGATGATGAATCGCGCACTACGCCGCTGATGACCTGGCACGGATTGCGCCAGCAACAGGAGCGTCCGGCGGGTAAACCGCATCAGTGTTTATCTGATTTTGTCGCGCCCAAGTCGGGGCAAAAAATCGGCGATGGCGATACGGTGGCAAAGACCGCCATTCCCGATTACGCCGGTGCGTTTGCCGTGAGCGCGGGCATCGGCATCGAGAAAAAACTGGCCGAGTTTGCCGCGCAGCATGATGACTACCGCGCCATTCTTTTAAAGTCGCTCGCTGATCGTTTGGCTGAAGCGGCGGCTGAATGGTTGCACGCGCAGGTACGCCGTGACGCCTGGGGCTACGCTGCGGACGAGACCTTAGCGTTTGATGAGATGATTGCCGAAAAATATCGCGGCATTCGCCCGGCACCGGGCTATCCGGCATGCCCCGACCACACCGTTAAAGCCGCGCTGTTCCAGTTGCTTGACGCACCGGCCAATGCGGACATGGAATTAACCGAGAACTTTGCCATGACCCCCGCCGCTTCAGTTGCCGGGTTTTATCTGGCGCACCCCGAAGCGAAATATTTTGCTGTCACCAAAATCGGTCGCGACCAGCTGGAAGACTGGGCACAGCGCAGCGGCATGCCGGTGAGCGAAGCTGAACGGTGGCTGGCACCGTTGCTTTAAAAGTAGCTGTCCCGGTTTGACCACTGAGTTTGTCACCTAGTCAGCCACTGTCAGCAGTAAATCTTTCGGGTTAACTGCCTGCCCTTTTTTCGCAAACACGTCGACAATCGTCATATCGTGTTCAGCGCGAACAACCGATTCCATCTTCATCGCTTCAATAGACACCAGTGGGTCGCCGCGCTTCACTTTCTGGCCGGGTTTTACGGATACTGTGACGATCGTTCCTGGCATCGGGGCACCAATATGCGCTGGATTGCCACTATCTGCCTTGGGCCGTTCGCGCCGCGTTTGCGTTTGTGACACGCCCGTTTTTTGAACACGTACCAAACGAGGTTGACCGTTGAGCTCAAAAAAGAGTTTTTTGGCGTCGCCCTCATCGTCCGTGATGTCAGCGCTACCCTGCAAGCGGATGATTAATGTTTTGCCTGCATCAATGGCCACAGAAACTTCTTCACCTTGTGCCATGCCGTTGAAAAATACCGGTGTAGGCAATTGGCTGACATCACCATACTTAATGTGGTGCGCACAAAAATCCGTGAATACTTTGGGATACATCAGCCACGATGCGAGGTCTTGGTCGCTGAGCTGGCGACCAACGGTTTTCTCAGCGAGGTGACGTTCCGCATCGAGATCAACGGCGGGCAGCCCCTTGCCTGGCCGCTCAGGCATTGGCTTCCTGCCTTGCAGAATCTTGTCTGACAGCGCTTCTGGAAAGCCTTCCGGTGGCCGGCCCAGTTCGCCCTTAAAGAGCGAGACAACCGATTCGGGGAAGGCCACTTCCCGTGCAGGGTCGGTCACATCATCGGGGCTAAGATCATTGGCTACCATGAACAAAGCCATATCGCCAACAACTTTGGAGGTGGGCGTGACTTTAACGATGTCACCAAAGAGCTGATTGACCTCCGCATAGGCGCCGGATACCTCCGGCCAGCGGTGTTCCAACCCCATGGCGCGGGCTTGTTCGCGCAAGTTGGTGTACTGACCGCCGGGCATTTCGTGGTGATAGACATCCGATGTTCCGGAGCGAATATCTGCCTCGAACGGTGCATAAAACCGCCGTACACCTTCCCAGTAATTTGAAATCTCGCGCATGGCATTGGTATCTACTTCAGGCGCCCGATCGCTGCCAGCCAAGGCATCGGCAATCGAGGTCAGGTTCGGTTGCGAGGTTAAGCCAGAGAGGGCATCCAAGGCCCCATCGACGGCGTCAACACCGGCTTCCACCGCAGCCAGCACGGAGGCTGCGGCAATACCGGATGTGTCATGGGTGTGGAAATGAATGGGCAAGCCAGTTTCATCTCGCAGGGCTGCAACCAGCGTACGAATTGCCCGCGGCCGACACACGCCCGCCATATCTTTTATGCCCAGAATATGCGCCCCGGCTTTTTCCAGCTGTTTGGCCATGGTGACGTAATATTTGAGATCAAATTTGGCGCGTTTGGGATCAAAAATATCGCCGGTGTAGCAGATCGCCGCTTCACACACGCCGCCCGATTCGATCACGCTGTCCATGGCAACCCGCATGTTGTCCACCCAATTGAGTGAATCGAAAACGCGAAAAATATCGATGCCTGCTTGGGCTGCCTGCTGGATGAAAAACTGAACCACGTTGTCCGGATAATTGGTGTAACCCACCGCATTGGCAGAACGCAACAGCATTTGGAAAGGAATATTCGGTATGCGCTCACGCAATTTAGCCAAGCGCTCCCAGGGGTCTTCTTTCAGGAAGCGTAACGCCACATCGAAGGTTGCCCCACCCCAACATTCCATGGAGAGTAGCTGTGGTAGCAAGCGGGCATAATGCGGGGCGATATCCAGCATGTCGCGCGTGCGCATGCGCGTGGCAAACAGTGACTGATGCGCATCGCGCATGCTGGTGTCAGTCAGCATGACCTGCGGGTTGGCGCGTAACCACTGGGCG contains the following coding sequences:
- a CDS encoding type II toxin-antitoxin system Phd/YefM family antitoxin — protein: MRTLTASEARSNLYRLVDEASSNHEPVVITGKRNNAVLVSMDDWAALQETVYLLSIPGMRESIREGMTSPLDECAKELPW
- the metH gene encoding methionine synthase produces the protein MTASHQPQSDRSFELRDLLAQRILILDGAMGTMVQQHGLKEADYRGERFLAHGKDLKGNNDLLCLTRPDVIRGIHTAYLEAGADILETNSFNATRVSQAEYGLADLAFELNVAAARLAREAADTFSTPDKPRFVAGVLGPTSRTASLSPDVNDPGARNVTFDALVTNYIESARGLTEGGADILLVETIFDTLNAKAALFAIEKFFDEAGRRWPVMISGTITDASGRTLSGQTAEAFWNSLRHVKPLSFGLNCALGAKELRQYVVEISRLCDCFVSAHPNAGLPNAFGGYDETPEMLAEEIREWGEAGIINIAGGCCGTTPNHIRVMAEALKNCPPRRPVSASAMRPFGNFSLRLSGLEAFNITDDSLFVNVGERTNVTGSKAFARMILEGRFDDALAVARQQVENGAQVIDINMDEAMLDSQAAMVKFLHLVGSEPDICKVPIMLDSSKWEVIEAGLKCIQGKGIVNSISMKEGEAKFLGQARLARRYGAAVIVMAFDEQGQADTFERKTNICKRAYDLLVADGFPAEDIIFDANIFAIATGIPEHDNYAVDFINAVRWIKDNLPHARTSGGVSNVSFSFRGNDSVREAIHTVFLYHAVKAGLTMGIVNAGQLGVYDDLDPVLREKVEDVVLNRKVGAGETLVEFASTVKGQAKEQVVDLAWRDASVEKRLEHAMVRGITEFVVADTEECRATLMGEGKPPLSVIEGPLMAGMNVVGDLFGAGKMFLPQVVKSARVMKLAVAHLLPYIEAEKKRTGSTSKGKIIMATVKGDVHDIGKNIVGVVLGCNGYDVVDLGVMVPVDKILHAAKEHGAQAIGLSGLITPSLEEMAHIASEMKRQGLGGKGGNGPMPLLIGGATTSRAHTAIKIAPNYDGPVVYVPDASRAVGVVTQLLSIDMRAAFVDEVAADYEKVRVQHAAKKGVPLVSLAAARANRAKLDYAPVKPRQLGVSVLRDLDLATLADYIDWGPFFQTWDLAGHFPEILDDAVVGEAARNVYRDAQTMLQQVIAEKWMTANAVFGLFPANAVGDDIVFFDDESRTTPLMTWHGLRQQQERPAGKPHQCLSDFVAPKSGQKIGDGDTVAKTAIPDYAGAFAVSAGIGIEKKLAEFAAQHDDYRAILLKSLADRLAEAAAEWLHAQVRRDAWGYAADETLAFDEMIAEKYRGIRPAPGYPACPDHTVKAALFQLLDAPANADMELTENFAMTPAASVAGFYLAHPEAKYFAVTKIGRDQLEDWAQRSGMPVSEAERWLAPLL
- a CDS encoding pyruvate carboxylase, with translation MKKIRSLLVANRSEIAIRVMRAASELGIRTVGIYANEDRFALHRFKADESYLVGEGKKPIEAYLDIEDILRVAKEAGVDAIHPGYGFLSENPDFAEACAREGIIFIGPRPEVMRTLGNKVAAREAAIAAGVPVIPATGTLPDDPAQMRRLAQDIGYPLMLKASWGGGGRGMRVIESEATLDELVAAGRRESLAAFGSDEMYLEKLIRHARHVEVQVLGDLHGQLIHLFERDCSVQRRNQKVVERAPAPYLDEATRTDLCETALKLCRKVDYTHAGTVEFLMNVETGHYYFIEVNPRIQVEHTVTEEVTGIDIVKAQIRISQDARMGEENSGLPAQHEVRLLAHALQCRITTEDPENNFTPDYGPITAYRSAAGFGVRLDGGTAYSGAIITPFFDSLLVKVTTRGQTPTEAIRRMDRALREFRIRGVATNLHFLENVIRHPLFRSGECTTRFIDDTPELFRFSPRRDRATRLLRFIGDVVVNGNPEMAGRKKPDHVLAPAMKPRGNPSNLISAIPAGMRDRLKILGPTGFAQWLRANPQVMLTDTSMRDAHQSLFATRMRTRDMLDIAPHYARLLPQLLSMECWGGATFDVALRFLKEDPWERLAKLRERIPNIPFQMLLRSANAVGYTNYPDNVVQFFIQQAAQAGIDIFRVFDSLNWVDNMRVAMDSVIESGGVCEAAICYTGDIFDPKRAKFDLKYYVTMAKQLEKAGAHILGIKDMAGVCRPRAIRTLVAALRDETGLPIHFHTHDTSGIAAASVLAAVEAGVDAVDGALDALSGLTSQPNLTSIADALAGSDRAPEVDTNAMREISNYWEGVRRFYAPFEADIRSGTSDVYHHEMPGGQYTNLREQARAMGLEHRWPEVSGAYAEVNQLFGDIVKVTPTSKVVGDMALFMVANDLSPDDVTDPAREVAFPESVVSLFKGELGRPPEGFPEALSDKILQGRKPMPERPGKGLPAVDLDAERHLAEKTVGRQLSDQDLASWLMYPKVFTDFCAHHIKYGDVSQLPTPVFFNGMAQGEEVSVAIDAGKTLIIRLQGSADITDDEGDAKKLFFELNGQPRLVRVQKTGVSQTQTRRERPKADSGNPAHIGAPMPGTIVTVSVKPGQKVKRGDPLVSIEAMKMESVVRAEHDMTIVDVFAKKGQAVNPKDLLLTVAD